GCGGGCCAATTATGACCAATGACAACAGCTAATCCACATAAAATCGTCACTACCTGGCTAGAGCCAAACAATCGCCCAATGAGCACAGCTACAACACCTTTTAATACATCTCCCATTAAAACCATAACTGCGTATTTTTTACCTAGTACTCTTAATACATTGGTTGTTCCCGCATTTCCACTGCCGAATTCACGTATGTCTTTTTTAAGTTTTAATTTTGTGAGCAAAAAGGAAAATGAAATATTTCCAATAAGATAACAAATGATTACGATTATAATGTCCTTCATACCATCATCCTTTATTTATTATTCTTGATAATTCAATTATAGCAAAATATACTTTACTATATCTATAAAAACTCAAAATAGCACTCTTTTTATTTTAGTAAACATTAACATAATTTAGCCAATTTGAATATACTGTTAAAAAATAAGGGGAAGTGATTTTTTGCAAATTCATGTTGTTCGACCAGGAGATACTCTATATAAATTATCTCAATCATATAATCTACCAGTAGAAACGATTGCTAGTGATAATGCCATCTCCGACCCTAGTAGATTAGTCGTAGGTCAAGCATTAGTTATAGCAATTACAGGGAGCTATTATTGGGTTTCACCAGGAGATTCTCTCTACATAATTAGCCAGCGTGTAAATGTACCTGTAGATGTCCTCATGCAAGTAAACAATATTCAAAATCCAAATCAACTACCAGTAGGATTGAGATTATACATTCCACCTCGTCCTAGACCTACAAAAGAGGTGGCCGCATATATTGATACCCAAACAACAAGGGAGCGCACTGGTGAAGAAGTTAGGGCTGTAGGGGATCAACTGACTTATTTAAATATTTTTAGTTATGCTGTAGATGCAAATGGCAATTTGACCGCACCAGATGATGAACCTGCCATCATCGCGGCTTATGAACACAATGTAGCTCCTTTAATGGTTCTTACAAATTTTGCAGATGGAACCTTTAGCCAAGATATTGCTACCGCCATTCTCAATAATCCCGCTATTCAAGACACTCTTTTTGCAAATGCGCTCTCTATCATGGAAGAAAAAGGATATAGAGGTATTGATTTTGATTTTGAATACGTGGGCGGTGAAAATCGAGAAGCTTATAATGCCTTTGTTGCAAAAGCAGCTAATTTCTTCCAACCAAATTATTTTGTATCTTCTGCATTAGCGCCAAAATTATCTACAGATCAAGTAGGTACCCTATATGAAGGTCATGATTATGCTGCACATGGTCGAGTTCTAGATTTTGTATTTCTCATGACATATGAATGGGGTTGGTCTGGGGGCCCACCTATGGCTGTTAGCCCTATTAATGAAGTGAGAAGAGTTTTAGAATATGCCATCACCCAAATACCTAGAGATAAAATCATGATGGGCATTCCTCTTTATGGATACGATTGGACACTCCCCTATGTCCCTGGCGGACAATGGGCTAGAGTTGTCAGCCCAGTAAG
The DNA window shown above is from Alkalibaculum bacchi and carries:
- a CDS encoding glycosyl hydrolase family 18 protein, whose product is MQIHVVRPGDTLYKLSQSYNLPVETIASDNAISDPSRLVVGQALVIAITGSYYWVSPGDSLYIISQRVNVPVDVLMQVNNIQNPNQLPVGLRLYIPPRPRPTKEVAAYIDTQTTRERTGEEVRAVGDQLTYLNIFSYAVDANGNLTAPDDEPAIIAAYEHNVAPLMVLTNFADGTFSQDIATAILNNPAIQDTLFANALSIMEEKGYRGIDFDFEYVGGENREAYNAFVAKAANFFQPNYFVSSALAPKLSTDQVGTLYEGHDYAAHGRVLDFVFLMTYEWGWSGGPPMAVSPINEVRRVLEYAITQIPRDKIMMGIPLYGYDWTLPYVPGGQWARVVSPVRAVELALQYNARIEYDYVAQAPYFNYWDEQGRQHVVWFEDARSIQAKFNLVKSLGIRGFFYWALGPDFPQNWLLVEDNFTVVKQV